The following coding sequences lie in one Anomalospiza imberbis isolate Cuckoo-Finch-1a 21T00152 chromosome 17, ASM3175350v1, whole genome shotgun sequence genomic window:
- the LOC137484115 gene encoding BPI fold-containing family B member 3-like, producing the protein MSVLWTLVLLNGLLIPSQGFGIPFLVARPDMNGFKDPPAKGVPQRASGGLLGGNLLGGLLGKDGITGGLLGKEGPVGSLLGRNGVVGGLLGKDGPVGSLLGKDGPVGSLLGKDGPVGSLLGKDGPVGGLLGKDGAVGGLLGKDGAVGGLLGEDGLLGGLLGGDGAVGGLLGGDGLLGGLLGGNGLLGGDGLLGGLLDQDGILGGLLGKDGVIDGLLGKDGLVDTLLDTVLELLIGKNGLLGKNGLIGSLLGRNGEELMGLRIVNNTLPKISLRSLPGFGHQVDFNTQLLVESSVPGQPLCEQVEVDATMVVQDTWTPHQNALNCRTVDINTYVRPRVPLLEEPLKRFLSNALQDLGCNIVNAKLKVLSSLLGSRNQVLPLGALGDLPSFSILSGDAIQMDLNLLSENARDGMMTPVQGLPLTASLQLATGRPPRLSLSQDTLSALLEQVQGQGALNLSITSLTGSNSPLQGQVPQSSSLTMSALFPFIPQLTRALPGSLPLELRVRVSKKPVVTVRDGRATVTLKATIDVASPALQTPQGILFSINGDIVLNITPSVSDGKLETSLALDSINLTQFPQSLDIPSSYALAEWLKKVFTAVYVPSVQGRGGQGPLSSQIQLDLGLSPSSCCLHSGFHPCDEILTPVFADAFRVSVPLPNILNTNLRNAEVSITDVDEFSGQNTLGRSCSGGASMLLPL; encoded by the exons ATGTCCGTGTTGTGGACTCTTGTCCTTCTCAACGGCCTGCTGATCCCTTCACAAGGATTTGGAATCCCATTCTTGGTTGCCAGACCAGATATGAATG GTTTTAAAGATCCACCAGCCAaaggtgttccccagagagcTTCAGGCGGTCTCCTTGGTGGCAATCTGCTTGGCGGTCTCCTTGGCAAGGATGGAATCACTGGGGGTCTCCTGGGCAAAGAAGGCCCAGTCGGTAGTCTCCTTGGAAGAAATGGAGTTGTTGGAGGTCTCCTTGGCAAAGATGGTCCTGTAGGCAGTCTCCTTGGCAAAGATGGTCCTGTAGGCAGTCTCCTTGGCAAAGACGGTCCTGTTGGCAGTCTCCTTGGCAAAGATGGTCCTGTAGGCGGTCTCCTTGGCAAAGATGGTGCTGTTGGTGGTCTCCTTGGCAAAGATGGAGCTGTTGGTGGTCTCCTTGGTGAAGATGGTCTCCTTGGTGGCCTCCTTGGAGGAGATGGTGCTGTTGGAGGTCTCCTTGGTGGAGATGGTCTCCTTGGTGGTCTCCTTGGTGGAAATGGTCTCCTGGGTGGAGATGGTCTCCTAGGTGGTCTCCTTGACCAAGACGGTATCCTCGGTGGTCTCCTTGGCAAAGATGGTGTCATTGATGGTCTCCTTGGCAAAGATGGCCTTGTTGATACTCTCCTTGACACCGTCCTTGAACTTCTCATTGGCaaaaatggtctccttggcaAAAACGGTCTCATTGGCAGCCTTCTTGGTAGAAATGGTGAAGAACTCATGGG ACTGAGAATTGTGAACAACACCCTCCCCAAAATCAGTCTGCGCTCCCTGCCGGGCTTTGGGCACCAGGTGGACTTCAACACGCAGCTGCTGGTAGAGAGCAG TGTGCCGGGCCAGCCACTCTGCGAGCAGGTGGAGGTAGATGCAACCATGGTGGTCCAGGACACGTGGACACCTCACCAGAACGCTCTGAACTGCAGGACTGTTGACATAAACACCTATGTGAG ACCCAGAGTGCCACTTCTGGAAGAGCCTTTGAAACGCTTCCTTAGCAATGCCCTGCAGGATCTG gGCTGCAACATCGTCAACGCCAAGCTCAAGGTGTTGAGCTCCCTGCTCGGCTCCAGGAACC AGGTGCTCCCACTCGGGGCTCTGGGGGACCTGCCCTCCTTCTCCATCCTCAGTGGTGACGCCATCCAGATGGATCTGAAC ctcctctctgagaatGCCAGGGATGGCATGATGACCCCCGTGCAGGGACTGCCACTCACTGCCAGCCTGCAGCTGGCCACGGGCCGCCCGCCCCGGCTCAGCCTCTCCCAGGACACCCTCAGcgccctgctggagcaggtccagggGCAGGGAGCCCTCAACCTCAGCATCACCAGCTTGACGGGTAGCAATTCCCCTCTGCAAGGCCAG GTTCCCCAGAGCAGCTCGCTGACCATGTCTGCCCTTTTCCCGTTCATCCCCCAG CTCACCCGGGCCCTCCCTGGCTCTCTGCCACTGGAGCTGCGTGTCCGAGTAAGCAAAAAGCCAGTAGTGACTGTGAGGGACGGAAGAGCCACTGTCACACTCAAAGCCACCATCGACGTCGccagtcctgccctgcagaccccccaGGGGATCCTGTTCTCCATCAATGGG GACATCGTTCTGAACATCACCCCATCAGTCTCTGATGGCAAACTGGAAACTTCCCTGGCTCTTGACAG CATCAACCTGACACAGTTCCCCCAGAGTCTTGACATTCCCAGC TCCTATGCGCTCGCAGAATGGCTCAAGAAGGTCTTCACAGCTGTATATGTACCTTCTGTTCAAGGTAGGGGGGGTCAGGGTCCCCTGTCATCTCAGATTcagctggatttggggctcTCCCCCTCCTCTTGCTGCCTTCATTCTGGGTTTCATCCCTGTGATGAGATTCTTACACCTGTTTTTGCAGATGCTTTCCGTGTGTCAGTCCCACTGCCCAACATCCTCAACACCAACCTCAGGAACGCTGAAGTCAGCATCACTGAC GTGGACGAGTTTTCTGGCCAGAATACTCTGGGAAGATCCTGCTCAGGAGGAGCCTCGATGCTGCTCCCTTTGTAA